Proteins encoded together in one Hymenobacter monticola window:
- the rpoB gene encoding DNA-directed RNA polymerase subunit beta — protein sequence MNFAKIKKVIEYPDFLDVQVRSFQEFFQLETAAERRSNEGLFKVFAENFPISDSRENFVLNFIDYHVDPPKYSVDECIDRGLTYSVPLKAKLRLICNDKDNEDFETIEQEVFLGNIPYMTVKGSFVINGAERVIVSQLHRSPGVFFAQSKHTNGTKLYSARIIPFKGSWIEFATDVNNVMYAYIDRKKKFPVTTLLRAIGYGTDKDILDLFGLSEEVKADKKNLKKVVGRKLAARVLRTWTEDFVDEDTGEVVSIDRNEVLLERDATIEDADIDVILEAGAKSVILHRENVNIADFAIIYNTLQKDNSNSEKEAVEQIYRQLRNTEAPDEETARDIIQKLFFSDKRYDLGEVGRYRINKKLQIDMAQESRVLTNEDIVLIVKYLIGLINSKAIVDDIDHLSNRRVRTVGEQLYAQFGVGLARMARTIKERMNVRDNEDFKPVDLINARTLSSVINSFFGTNQLSQFMDQTNPLAEVTHKRRVSALGPGGLSRERAGFEVRDVHYTHYGRLCTIETPEGPNIGLISSLCVHARVNSMGFIETPYRDVKSGKVDMSENVKFLTAEEEDTHHIAQANSLLDDNGKLTQELVKGRFEGDFPVVSPEEYTYMDVAPNQIVSVAASLIPFLEHDDANRALMGSNMQRQAVPLLRPEAPIVGTGLEGRIATDSRVLVVSEGEGVIDFVDANKIVVKYDLSEDDIMVSFDAERITYDLIKFRRTNQDTCLNLTPLVKRGERVTKGQPLCEGYGTNQGELALGRNMQVAFMPWQGYNFEDAIVISERVVRDDIFTSIHIEEFELEVRETKRGEEELTSEIPNVSEEAVRNLDDNGIIRLGAEVREGDILIGKITPKGETDPTPEEKLLRAIFGDKAGDVKDASLKAPPSLNGVVIGTKLFSRPKKDKNLRAKSKKEVEDLKDKYAQELRGVRAIMVDKLVQLLEGKTSQGIKHRFGEEMISKGVKFNRKNIMEGLFPEKNPYKDESNYAVPEEANLFKDLVMEGWTADARVNGLVQELVKNYAKRRNTITARFKRNRFTLEVGDELPAGIVQLAKVYIAKKRKLKVGDKMAGRHGNKGVVARIVRDEDMPFLPDGTPMDIVLNPLGVPSRMNIGQIYETVLGWAGLKMGRTYSTPIFDGATEDEVARELTEAGLPDWGRAYLHDGLTGDRFDQPVTVGVIYMLKLGHLVDDKMHARSIGPYSLITQQPLGGKAQFGGQRFGEMEVWALEAFGASNVLQEILTVKSDDVVGRAKAYEAIVKGDVLPKPNIPESFNVLLHELRGLALEITME from the coding sequence ATCAATTTCGCCAAGATTAAGAAGGTTATCGAGTACCCGGACTTCCTGGACGTGCAAGTGCGCTCGTTCCAGGAATTCTTTCAGTTGGAAACCGCTGCTGAGCGTCGTTCTAACGAAGGATTGTTCAAAGTGTTCGCCGAGAACTTTCCGATTTCGGATTCGCGCGAAAACTTCGTGCTCAACTTTATCGATTACCACGTCGACCCGCCGAAATATTCGGTTGACGAGTGCATCGACCGTGGCTTGACTTATTCGGTTCCGCTGAAAGCCAAGCTGCGTTTGATTTGCAATGATAAGGACAACGAAGACTTCGAGACGATTGAGCAGGAGGTGTTCCTCGGGAACATCCCTTACATGACCGTGAAGGGCTCGTTCGTTATCAACGGTGCCGAGCGCGTTATCGTATCGCAGCTGCACCGTTCGCCGGGCGTGTTCTTCGCCCAGAGCAAGCACACCAACGGCACGAAGCTTTATTCGGCCCGTATTATTCCGTTTAAGGGCTCGTGGATTGAATTCGCCACGGACGTGAACAACGTGATGTACGCGTACATCGACCGGAAGAAGAAATTCCCGGTGACGACGCTGCTTCGCGCCATCGGCTACGGCACCGATAAAGACATTCTCGACCTGTTCGGACTGTCGGAAGAGGTGAAGGCCGACAAGAAAAACCTCAAGAAAGTGGTGGGCCGCAAGCTGGCTGCCCGGGTGCTGCGCACCTGGACGGAAGACTTCGTGGACGAGGACACCGGCGAAGTGGTATCCATCGACCGCAACGAAGTGTTGCTGGAGCGCGATGCCACGATTGAGGATGCTGACATCGACGTGATTCTGGAGGCCGGCGCCAAGTCGGTAATCCTGCACCGTGAGAATGTGAACATTGCGGACTTCGCAATTATTTACAACACGCTGCAAAAGGATAACTCCAACTCGGAGAAAGAAGCCGTTGAGCAGATTTACCGCCAGCTCCGTAACACGGAAGCTCCGGACGAAGAAACCGCTCGTGACATCATCCAGAAGCTGTTCTTCTCGGATAAGCGCTACGACCTCGGGGAAGTGGGCCGCTACCGGATTAATAAGAAGCTGCAGATTGACATGGCGCAGGAGTCGCGGGTGCTGACCAATGAGGACATTGTTCTCATCGTGAAATACCTGATTGGCTTGATTAACTCGAAGGCCATTGTCGATGACATTGACCACTTGAGCAACCGTCGTGTGCGCACCGTGGGCGAGCAGCTCTACGCCCAGTTCGGCGTGGGCTTGGCCCGTATGGCCCGTACTATTAAGGAGCGCATGAACGTGCGCGACAACGAGGACTTCAAGCCAGTCGACCTGATTAACGCCCGGACTTTGTCGAGCGTTATCAACTCGTTCTTCGGCACGAACCAGCTGTCGCAGTTCATGGACCAGACGAACCCGCTGGCCGAAGTGACGCACAAGCGTCGCGTATCGGCTCTCGGGCCGGGAGGTCTGTCGCGTGAGCGCGCTGGCTTCGAAGTACGTGACGTTCACTATACCCACTACGGTCGTCTTTGCACCATCGAAACGCCGGAAGGCCCGAACATCGGTCTGATTTCGTCGCTGTGCGTGCACGCTCGCGTGAACTCGATGGGCTTCATCGAGACGCCTTACCGTGATGTTAAGTCGGGTAAGGTGGACATGAGTGAGAACGTGAAGTTCCTGACCGCTGAGGAAGAGGACACGCACCACATCGCCCAGGCCAACTCGCTGCTGGACGACAACGGTAAGCTGACCCAGGAACTGGTAAAAGGCCGTTTTGAAGGTGACTTCCCCGTGGTTAGCCCCGAGGAGTACACTTACATGGACGTGGCCCCGAACCAGATTGTATCGGTAGCTGCTTCGCTAATTCCGTTCTTGGAGCACGATGACGCCAACCGTGCGCTCATGGGCTCGAACATGCAACGTCAGGCTGTGCCGCTGCTCCGCCCCGAGGCTCCCATTGTGGGCACGGGTCTGGAAGGCCGCATCGCTACCGACTCACGTGTGCTCGTAGTGTCGGAAGGCGAAGGCGTGATTGACTTCGTGGATGCCAACAAGATTGTCGTGAAGTACGACCTCTCCGAGGACGACATCATGGTGAGCTTCGACGCCGAGCGAATTACCTACGACCTCATCAAGTTCCGTCGCACCAACCAGGACACTTGCCTCAACCTGACGCCGCTCGTGAAGCGCGGCGAGCGGGTAACCAAAGGCCAGCCCCTGTGCGAAGGCTACGGCACCAACCAAGGCGAACTCGCCCTGGGCCGCAACATGCAGGTGGCGTTCATGCCGTGGCAGGGCTACAACTTCGAGGATGCTATCGTCATCTCGGAGCGTGTGGTTCGCGACGACATCTTCACCTCGATTCACATTGAGGAGTTTGAGCTGGAAGTGCGTGAGACCAAGCGCGGCGAAGAAGAGCTGACCTCGGAAATCCCGAACGTGAGCGAAGAAGCCGTACGCAACCTCGACGACAACGGCATCATCCGCCTCGGCGCTGAGGTGCGGGAAGGCGACATCCTGATTGGTAAAATCACGCCGAAGGGTGAGACGGACCCGACTCCGGAAGAGAAGCTGCTCCGCGCCATCTTCGGCGACAAGGCCGGCGATGTGAAGGATGCCTCGCTTAAGGCGCCGCCCTCTTTGAATGGTGTGGTTATCGGTACCAAGCTCTTCTCGCGTCCTAAGAAAGACAAAAACCTCCGGGCTAAGTCGAAGAAGGAAGTGGAAGACCTAAAGGATAAATATGCTCAGGAGCTACGCGGCGTGCGGGCCATCATGGTCGACAAGCTGGTGCAGCTGCTGGAAGGCAAAACGTCGCAGGGCATCAAGCACCGCTTTGGTGAAGAGATGATTTCGAAGGGTGTGAAGTTCAACCGTAAGAACATTATGGAAGGCTTGTTCCCCGAGAAGAACCCTTACAAGGACGAGAGCAACTACGCCGTGCCCGAAGAAGCCAACCTGTTTAAGGATTTGGTGATGGAAGGGTGGACCGCTGATGCTCGCGTGAATGGTTTGGTGCAGGAGCTGGTGAAAAACTACGCCAAGCGCCGTAACACCATCACGGCTCGCTTCAAGCGCAACCGCTTCACGCTGGAAGTAGGCGACGAACTGCCCGCTGGCATCGTGCAACTGGCCAAGGTTTACATCGCCAAGAAGCGCAAGCTGAAGGTGGGTGATAAAATGGCCGGCCGCCACGGTAACAAGGGTGTAGTAGCCCGCATCGTGCGCGATGAGGACATGCCCTTCCTGCCCGACGGCACGCCGATGGACATCGTGCTGAACCCGCTGGGTGTACCAAGCCGCATGAACATTGGTCAGATTTACGAGACGGTGCTGGGCTGGGCTGGTCTGAAAATGGGTCGTACTTACTCGACTCCAATTTTCGACGGCGCAACCGAGGACGAAGTGGCTCGCGAGCTGACCGAAGCTGGCTTGCCCGACTGGGGCCGTGCTTACCTGCACGATGGTCTAACGGGCGACCGTTTCGACCAGCCGGTAACCGTGGGCGTGATTTACATGCTCAAGCTGGGTCACTTGGTTGACGACAAGATGCACGCTCGTTCCATCGGGCCGTACTCGCTCATCACGCAGCAGCCGCTGGGTGGTAAGGCCCAGTTCGGTGGCCAGCGCTTCGGCGAGATGGAAGTGTGGGCACTGGAGGCCTTCGGGGCTTCCAACGTCCTCCAGGAAATCCTGACCGTGAAATCTGACGACGTGGTGGGCCGCGCCAAGGCGTACGAAGCCATTGTGAAAGGCGACGTGCTACCCAAGCCGAATATCCCCGAGTCGTTCAACGTGTTGCTCCACGAACTGCGTGGTCTGGCACTCGAAATCACGATGGAATAG
- the rplL gene encoding 50S ribosomal protein L7/L12, which yields MADLKAFAEQLVNLTVKEVNELAGILKDEYGIEPAAAAPVMVAGGGGGAAEEAPEEKTAFDVILKAAGGQKLAVVKLVKDLTGLGLKEAKELVDGAPKPLKEGVTKDEAESLKKQLEEAGAEVEVK from the coding sequence ATGGCAGATTTGAAAGCATTCGCTGAGCAGCTTGTAAACCTGACGGTGAAAGAAGTAAACGAATTGGCAGGCATCCTGAAGGACGAGTACGGCATCGAGCCGGCTGCTGCTGCTCCCGTAATGGTAGCTGGTGGTGGCGGTGGCGCTGCTGAAGAGGCTCCCGAAGAAAAGACTGCTTTCGACGTAATCCTGAAAGCTGCCGGTGGCCAGAAACTGGCTGTGGTGAAACTGGTGAAAGACCTGACCGGTCTGGGCCTGAAAGAAGCCAAAGAACTGGTTGACGGTGCTCCCAAGCCCCTGAAAGAAGGCGTAACCAAAGACGAGGCTGAGTCGCTGAAGAAGCAACTCGAGGAAGCCGGTGCTGAAGTAGAAGTTAAGTAA
- the rplJ gene encoding 50S ribosomal protein L10 has protein sequence MTREEKQALVDELSGKMQSHNSFYIVDASVMSVAKINDFRRLAFTRGLEYKVYKNTFIRKALDTLGHDTSEMDAALKGQSGVLFSTESGSAPAKMLRDFYKAQNYGRGVEPKPVLKGAYVDASIYIGANQLEGLTTIKGKQELLGELIGLLQSPAKNVISALSSGGNKLAGILKTLSEKEAA, from the coding sequence ATGACCCGGGAAGAAAAACAAGCCCTCGTGGATGAGTTGAGCGGAAAGATGCAATCGCACAACTCGTTCTACATTGTCGATGCTTCGGTAATGTCGGTAGCGAAAATCAACGACTTCCGTCGCCTGGCGTTCACCCGCGGCCTGGAGTACAAGGTGTACAAAAACACCTTCATCCGGAAAGCACTGGACACCCTCGGCCACGACACGTCGGAAATGGATGCCGCACTGAAAGGCCAGTCGGGCGTGCTGTTCTCCACGGAGAGCGGCTCGGCCCCTGCCAAGATGCTGCGCGACTTCTACAAAGCCCAAAACTACGGCCGTGGTGTTGAGCCCAAGCCCGTGCTGAAAGGCGCTTACGTAGATGCCAGCATCTACATCGGTGCCAACCAGCTCGAAGGCCTGACCACCATCAAAGGCAAACAGGAACTGCTCGGTGAACTCATCGGCCTGCTCCAATCGCCCGCCAAGAACGTTATCTCTGCTCTGTCGAGCGGCGGCAACAAACTGGCCGGCATCCTCAAAACCCTCAGCGAAAAAGAGGCCGCTTAA
- the rplA gene encoding 50S ribosomal protein L1 gives MAQVSKKRKEALAKHDLTQVRSLVEAAKVVKDITYTKFDASVDIDVRLGVDPRKADQMVRGVATLPHGTGKTVRVLALVTPDKEAEATAAGADFVGLDDYISKIEKGWTDIDVIITMPAVMAKVGRLGRVLGPRGLMPNPKSGTVTTDVAKAVQEVKAGKIDFKVDKTGIIHCSVGKVSFDEKMLAENALEVIQTLGRLKPSSSKGTYIKSITLSSTMSPAVPVDSQVNSAS, from the coding sequence ATGGCACAAGTAAGCAAAAAGCGCAAGGAAGCTCTTGCCAAACACGACCTGACGCAAGTGCGCAGCCTCGTGGAAGCCGCCAAAGTGGTGAAGGACATTACCTACACCAAGTTTGACGCATCCGTAGATATCGACGTACGCCTCGGCGTGGACCCCCGCAAAGCGGACCAGATGGTTCGTGGCGTGGCCACCCTGCCCCACGGCACCGGCAAAACCGTTCGCGTTCTGGCCCTAGTTACTCCCGACAAGGAGGCCGAAGCCACTGCTGCCGGCGCCGACTTCGTGGGTCTGGACGACTATATCTCGAAAATCGAGAAAGGCTGGACCGACATCGACGTAATCATCACCATGCCGGCCGTGATGGCCAAAGTGGGTCGTCTGGGCCGTGTGCTCGGTCCCCGTGGTCTGATGCCGAACCCGAAGTCGGGCACCGTAACGACCGACGTAGCCAAGGCTGTACAGGAAGTGAAAGCTGGTAAAATCGACTTCAAAGTTGACAAAACCGGTATCATTCACTGCTCGGTTGGTAAAGTATCGTTCGATGAGAAGATGCTGGCCGAAAACGCTCTTGAGGTAATTCAGACGCTGGGTCGCCTGAAGCCTTCTTCGTCGAAAGGCACCTACATTAAGAGTATCACGCTCTCGAGCACGATGTCGCCCGCCGTTCCGGTGGACAGCCAAGTAAATTCCGCTAGCTAA
- the rplK gene encoding 50S ribosomal protein L11, with amino-acid sequence MAKEIRGYLRLQIKGGAANPSPPVGPALGSKGLNIMEFCKQFNARTQDKAGQVCPVLITMYTDKSFDFVVKTAPAPVLLMEAAKLQSGSKEPNRNKVGSVTWDQVRTIAETKMPDLNAFQVEAAMKQVAGTARSMGITIKGDSPFAE; translated from the coding sequence ATGGCCAAAGAAATCAGAGGTTATCTGCGTCTGCAGATAAAGGGAGGCGCCGCGAACCCTTCGCCGCCGGTAGGACCTGCACTTGGTAGCAAAGGCTTGAACATCATGGAGTTTTGCAAGCAGTTTAATGCTCGCACCCAAGATAAAGCCGGCCAAGTTTGTCCTGTACTCATCACCATGTACACCGACAAGTCGTTCGACTTCGTGGTGAAGACGGCACCGGCTCCGGTGCTGCTCATGGAAGCTGCCAAGTTGCAGAGCGGCTCGAAAGAGCCGAACCGTAACAAAGTGGGTTCCGTGACGTGGGACCAGGTGCGTACCATTGCCGAAACCAAAATGCCTGACTTGAACGCTTTCCAAGTGGAAGCTGCCATGAAACAGGTGGCCGGCACGGCTCGCAGCATGGGCATTACCATCAAGGGCGATTCTCCTTTTGCTGAATAA
- the nusG gene encoding transcription termination/antitermination protein NusG has product MSELKWYVVRSVSGQEKKAKNYLETELARHNLTTYVPQVLIPVEKVFEMRNGKKRVRERNLYPGYILIEAELGHGEVDHIITSTPGVIGFLGDKDKKDAANNKPVPLHITEVNRILGIVDEAEQQADATLDKPYVVGELVKVVDGPFNGFSGNVDEVFEERKKLNVVVKIFGRSQPVELSYTQVEKEA; this is encoded by the coding sequence ATGAGCGAATTGAAATGGTACGTGGTGCGCTCGGTGAGCGGCCAGGAGAAGAAAGCGAAGAACTACCTCGAAACCGAGCTGGCGCGCCACAACCTGACTACCTACGTGCCCCAGGTATTGATTCCGGTAGAGAAGGTGTTTGAGATGCGCAACGGCAAGAAGCGCGTGCGCGAGCGTAACCTGTATCCTGGCTACATCCTCATTGAGGCCGAGCTGGGCCACGGCGAGGTCGACCACATCATCACCAGTACGCCCGGCGTAATTGGTTTCCTCGGCGACAAAGACAAGAAGGACGCGGCCAACAACAAGCCCGTTCCGCTGCACATCACCGAAGTGAACCGCATCCTCGGTATCGTGGATGAGGCCGAGCAACAAGCCGATGCTACCCTCGACAAGCCCTACGTAGTGGGCGAACTCGTGAAAGTGGTGGATGGCCCCTTCAACGGCTTCTCCGGCAACGTGGACGAAGTATTCGAAGAGCGCAAGAAGCTCAATGTAGTCGTGAAGATTTTCGGTCGTTCGCAGCCGGTAGAACTGAGCTATACGCAAGTAGAAAAAGAAGCATAG
- the secE gene encoding preprotein translocase subunit SecE — MDKLSNYFRATIEEMRYNVTWPSTTELQKSAGLVLVGSIVFAVVVGLMDVAFKESLEAFYNSFR; from the coding sequence ATGGACAAACTGAGCAATTATTTCCGCGCCACCATCGAGGAAATGCGCTACAACGTAACGTGGCCTTCCACGACCGAGCTGCAGAAAAGCGCCGGCCTCGTGCTGGTGGGCTCGATTGTGTTTGCCGTAGTGGTAGGTCTCATGGACGTGGCTTTCAAGGAGTCGTTGGAAGCTTTCTATAACTCGTTTCGCTAA
- the tuf gene encoding elongation factor Tu gives MAKENFDRSKPHVNIGTIGHVDHGKTTLTAAITMVLANQGLAEKRDFSSIDNAPEEKERGITINTAHVEYSTKNRHYAHVDCPGHADYVKNMVTGAAQMDGAILVVAATDGPMPQTREHILLARQVGVPQLVVFMNKVDMVDDPELLELVEMEIRELLSFYDFDGDNIPVIQGSALGGLNGDANWVPKINELMDAVDSFIPIPARLTDLPFLMPVEDVFSITGRGTVATGRIERGVINSGDQVDILGMGAAAGLKSTVTGVEMFRKILDRGEAGDNVGLLLRGIEKEAIRRGMVICKPGSVTPHQKFKAEVYVLSKEEGGRHTPFFNNYRPQFYLRTTDVTGIITLPEGVEMVMPGDNITITVELINKVAMEKGLRFAIREGGRTVGAGQVTEVLD, from the coding sequence ATGGCTAAAGAAAATTTCGACCGGTCCAAGCCGCACGTTAACATCGGCACCATCGGCCACGTTGACCACGGCAAAACGACCCTGACCGCTGCTATCACCATGGTGCTGGCAAACCAGGGCCTGGCCGAAAAGCGTGACTTCTCTTCGATTGACAATGCTCCCGAAGAAAAAGAGCGTGGTATCACCATCAACACCGCTCACGTAGAGTACTCCACCAAAAACCGTCACTACGCCCACGTTGACTGCCCCGGTCACGCCGACTACGTGAAGAACATGGTAACGGGTGCTGCCCAGATGGACGGCGCTATCCTCGTGGTAGCTGCTACCGACGGCCCGATGCCCCAGACCCGTGAGCACATCCTGCTCGCCCGTCAGGTAGGTGTTCCCCAGCTGGTGGTGTTCATGAACAAAGTGGACATGGTGGATGACCCCGAGCTCCTCGAGCTGGTGGAAATGGAAATCCGCGAACTCCTCTCGTTCTATGACTTCGACGGCGACAACATTCCGGTTATCCAGGGTTCGGCCCTCGGCGGCCTGAACGGCGATGCCAACTGGGTTCCCAAAATCAACGAGCTGATGGACGCGGTTGACTCGTTCATTCCGATTCCTGCTCGTCTGACCGACCTGCCCTTCCTGATGCCAGTTGAAGACGTGTTCTCGATTACCGGCCGCGGCACCGTGGCTACCGGTCGTATCGAGCGCGGCGTTATCAACTCGGGCGACCAGGTTGACATCCTCGGCATGGGCGCTGCTGCCGGCCTGAAGTCGACGGTTACGGGTGTGGAAATGTTCCGCAAAATCCTCGACCGTGGCGAAGCTGGTGACAACGTAGGTCTGCTGCTCCGCGGTATTGAAAAAGAAGCCATCCGTCGCGGCATGGTTATCTGCAAGCCCGGCTCGGTAACTCCTCACCAGAAGTTCAAGGCTGAGGTGTACGTTCTCTCGAAAGAGGAAGGCGGCCGCCACACCCCGTTCTTCAACAACTACCGTCCGCAGTTCTACCTGCGTACCACCGACGTTACCGGCATCATCACCCTCCCCGAGGGCGTTGAAATGGTAATGCCCGGCGACAACATCACCATCACCGTTGAGCTCATCAACAAGGTGGCAATGGAGAAAGGCCTCCGCTTCGCTATCCGTGAGGGTGGCCGTACGGTAGGTGCCGGTCAGGTAACCGAAGTTCTCGACTAA
- a CDS encoding M1 family aminopeptidase: MKYLVPGLTSLLLLVQLVAAAQVTKPRSSKPLPKAPVHKKAAPTATPAPAPAGLVVPSWLPAEAPLQPAATILTDVLDTKLDVRFDYKKQYLLGTAVLTLRSHFYPQSEVVLDAKGFDIQKIELVGEKKNRSLNYNYNRRKLVIALGQPYPRTTPYQLRIVYVAKPNELPQGGSAAITSDKGLYFINPLGTEKNKPRQIWTQGETEASSCWFPTIDKPNQRMTQEISLTVEKQFKTLSNGTLTSSRANADGTRTDTWKLTQPHAPYLATMVVGDFAVVNDSWHGKPVDYYVEPQYAGTARAIFGHTPEMLDFFSKKLGVEYPWEKYAQVAVRDYVSGAMENTTATTHGSTIQATKRDLLDANYQTAESVIAHELFHHWFGDYVTCESWSNLPLNESFADYSEYLWAEYKYGPDEASLVQEIKLNNYLEEATAKREPLIRYRYVNREDMFDRHSYDKGGRVLHMLRKYVGDDAFFTALNRYLTQNKLSAVEVSKLRTAFEETTGEDLTWFFNQWFMQRGHPELRISHNYANGQVSLHVQQTQDTLFQPVYRLPVSVAVWTNGNQPTEHRITVTKADQTFTLPAGQKPVLVKFDSENQLLAQIDEDRSQDELVFQFYHAKTYQQKSEVMELLQNKTADLAVSSMLRNALNDKFWQVRRLALDHLRRYRGPEPEGMRKDIQRLAASDRNSRVRAQAIATLATFPDGNYGPIYGAAVADSSALVAAAAIQVLAKKPEPNTRQQVAAIENTSSGPLILAIADYYALNGGLDQYPWFLRRLPDVTEMDLYSYFQSFGTLMTHIPAVERDNGIKILEDYARNAPRYEIRLGAYKSLALLLPSMPGMKATLQNIREKETDDRLKAFYNLM; encoded by the coding sequence ATGAAGTATCTGGTTCCAGGCCTCACCAGTCTGCTATTATTGGTGCAGTTAGTGGCTGCTGCCCAAGTCACTAAGCCGCGCAGCAGCAAGCCCCTACCGAAGGCGCCGGTGCACAAGAAAGCGGCCCCCACCGCTACGCCCGCGCCCGCCCCGGCCGGCCTGGTAGTGCCCTCCTGGCTGCCCGCCGAGGCCCCCTTGCAGCCCGCCGCCACCATCCTCACCGATGTACTGGACACGAAGCTCGACGTGCGCTTCGACTACAAAAAGCAGTACCTGCTGGGCACGGCCGTGCTCACGCTACGTTCGCATTTCTACCCGCAGTCGGAAGTGGTGCTCGATGCCAAAGGCTTCGATATCCAGAAGATTGAGTTGGTAGGAGAGAAGAAAAACCGCAGCCTCAACTACAATTACAACCGCCGCAAGCTCGTCATCGCCCTCGGCCAGCCCTACCCACGCACTACGCCCTACCAGCTGCGCATTGTGTACGTGGCCAAGCCCAACGAGCTGCCCCAAGGCGGCTCCGCCGCCATCACTTCCGACAAGGGCCTGTACTTCATCAACCCGCTGGGCACCGAGAAAAACAAGCCGCGTCAAATCTGGACGCAAGGCGAGACCGAAGCCAGCTCCTGCTGGTTCCCCACCATCGACAAGCCCAACCAGCGCATGACGCAGGAAATCAGCCTGACGGTGGAAAAGCAGTTCAAAACGCTTTCCAACGGCACCCTGACTTCCTCTCGTGCCAACGCCGACGGCACCCGCACCGATACCTGGAAGCTCACCCAGCCCCATGCGCCCTACCTCGCCACGATGGTGGTGGGCGACTTCGCCGTGGTGAACGACTCCTGGCACGGCAAGCCCGTCGACTACTACGTAGAGCCCCAGTACGCTGGCACCGCCCGCGCCATCTTCGGCCACACGCCCGAAATGCTGGATTTCTTCTCTAAAAAGCTCGGCGTGGAGTACCCCTGGGAGAAATACGCCCAGGTGGCCGTGCGTGACTACGTGAGCGGCGCCATGGAAAACACCACCGCCACCACCCACGGCAGCACCATCCAAGCCACGAAGCGAGACTTGCTCGACGCCAACTACCAAACCGCCGAATCGGTCATCGCCCACGAGTTGTTCCATCACTGGTTCGGCGACTACGTGACCTGCGAAAGCTGGAGTAACCTGCCCCTGAACGAGTCCTTCGCCGACTACTCCGAATACCTCTGGGCCGAATACAAATACGGACCCGACGAGGCCAGCTTGGTGCAGGAAATTAAGCTCAACAACTACCTCGAAGAAGCCACCGCCAAGCGCGAGCCTCTTATCCGCTACCGCTATGTCAACCGTGAGGATATGTTCGACCGCCACTCCTACGACAAGGGCGGCCGCGTGCTTCACATGCTCCGCAAGTACGTGGGCGACGACGCCTTCTTCACGGCCTTGAACCGCTACCTCACCCAAAATAAGCTGTCAGCAGTTGAAGTATCGAAGCTGCGCACCGCTTTCGAGGAAACCACCGGCGAGGACCTTACCTGGTTTTTCAACCAGTGGTTCATGCAGCGCGGCCACCCGGAACTGCGCATTTCGCACAACTACGCCAATGGCCAGGTAAGTCTGCACGTGCAACAAACCCAAGACACGCTGTTCCAGCCCGTCTACCGCCTGCCCGTCAGCGTGGCCGTCTGGACCAACGGCAACCAGCCCACCGAGCACCGCATCACCGTCACCAAAGCCGACCAGACGTTCACGCTGCCCGCCGGCCAGAAGCCGGTCCTGGTCAAATTCGACAGCGAAAACCAGCTTCTGGCCCAAATCGACGAAGACCGCAGCCAGGATGAATTAGTCTTCCAGTTCTACCACGCCAAAACCTACCAGCAGAAATCCGAGGTAATGGAACTGCTGCAAAACAAAACCGCCGACCTAGCCGTGAGTAGCATGCTCCGCAATGCCCTAAACGACAAGTTCTGGCAAGTGCGCCGCCTCGCCCTCGACCACCTCCGCCGCTACCGCGGCCCCGAGCCCGAAGGTATGCGCAAAGACATCCAGCGCCTCGCCGCCTCCGACCGCAACTCCCGCGTCCGCGCCCAGGCCATTGCCACCCTCGCCACCTTCCCCGACGGCAACTACGGCCCCATCTACGGCGCCGCCGTCGCCGACAGCTCTGCCCTGGTTGCCGCCGCCGCCATCCAGGTACTGGCCAAAAAGCCCGAGCCCAACACCCGCCAGCAGGTAGCTGCTATCGAGAACACCAGCAGCGGCCCGCTCATCCTCGCCATTGCCGACTACTATGCCCTCAACGGCGGCCTCGACCAGTACCCCTGGTTCCTGCGCCGCCTGCCCGATGTCACCGAAATGGACTTGTACAGCTACTTCCAGTCCTTCGGCACGCTCATGACCCACATTCCCGCGGTAGAGCGCGATAACGGCATCAAAATCCTGGAAGACTACGCCCGCAATGCGCCGCGCTACGAAATCCGCTTGGGTGCCTACAAGAGCCTCGCTTTGCTGCTTCCCTCCATGCCCGGTATGAAAGCCACGCTGCAAAACATCCGCGAGAAGGAAACTGATGACCGACTCAAAGCATTTTATAACCTTATGTAA